GCGTACCGAGCGTGGTCTGGGGCCCAAGGGTGAGCGGTAACCGTCGGCCGGAGTGAGTGGCGACGCCGGCGGTCGCGCCCGCGCTGCTGCTGGTCGCGCTGCTACCGGTGGCCGCCGCGATGCCGGCGCTCGTCGCGCTCGCGGTCCTGGCCGTCGTCACGGTCACCGGAGTGATCCTCGGAAACGTGCATGCCCGGCCGCAACGTCAGGCGATCCGCGACATCCGCCTCGCCGAGCAACAGTCCCTGGAGAGTACGGAGACCGACTGGCGGCGCCGACAGGACTGACACCCCGCCCACGATGTCGCCCGACACCTGCACTGTGGATCCGGCAGGTCTGGAGCGGCGTGAAAAGCTGGGACGGTGACAACAGTGGCCCGCCCGGCGCGGACGCACCGGCCCGGCCGGATCTGGCGAACGTTGGCCCCGCTGTGGATCGCGCTCACCGTCGGGGCCGCGTACGCGATCGGTTCCGGCTGCGCCTGGCTGCTGTTCCACGCCTCGGCGGTCGGGGCGGTCTTCTTCCCACCCGCCGGGGTGACGCTCGGCGCGCTGATCCTGGTCCGGCGCAGGCACTGGGTCTGGGTGCTGGGCGCGGCCGGCACGGTCGAATTCGGGATTAACCTCTGGCAAGGGCTCGACCCGATGGCCGCCGCCGGATTCGTGCTGACCAACGTCGCCGAACCGTTGGTCGGCGCCACCCTGCTGCGGCACTTCCGGCCAGACCGGATCGATCTGACCCGCTACCGCGACGCGGTCGCGTTCCTCGGCTGCGCGGTCGGCGCGGGACCGCTGTTCGGCGCGGTGATCGGCGCCTCGACCAGCGTGCTGTCGATGGAGGCCGGCTGGTGGGCGGCGTTCGGACGGTTCTGGGCCGGCGACGGTCTGGCCGTGCTGACGCTCGGCGCGGCGCTGGTCGGCCTCGACTCGGCACGCGGCCGGTTCCGGCTCGGCCGAGCCCTGCGTGGGGTGGCCGCGCTGGGCACCACCGCCGCGCTGACCGTCGTCGGGTTCTGGCCCCGGGAGGTTCCGCTGGCCTACCTGCCGGTGCCGGTGCTGCTCGCGGTCGGGTTCCGCGGGCGGGTGGCGACCGTCGGCGCCTCCGGCTTCGTGATGGCCTTCTTCGCCAACCTGCTCAGCGCCGCCGGCCGTGGACCGTGGTCCGGGCTGGCCAGCCAGCCCCGGCTGGAGGCGGCCACCCTGCAGGTCTATCTGGCCGTCGTGGTGCTCGGCGCGTGGGCACTGTCGGTCGCGGTCGCGCAACGCGACCGGGCGCAGGCCGAGTCCCGCCGGGAGGTGGCCGCCCGCCGACGACTGCAGGCGCTGCAGGACGTGACCGCCGGGCTGGCCACCGCCGCCACCTCCGATCAGGTGGTCCGGGTCCTGGTCGAGCAGGGCGTCAGTCTGGTCGCCGACCACGGCGCGGTGGCGTTGACCGACGGCGGCGGTCGACGCCTGCGGACCTGGACGACGGACGCCGTACCGGAGAAGGTCGCCGATCGCTTCGCCGAACTCCCGCTCGACGCGGGCGGCCGGGTGCCGATCGTGGACGCCGTACGGACGGCCCGGCCGATCCGGCTCCCGTCGCTGGCCGCGTTGACCGCCCGTTATCCGGAGTTGGCCGCGACCCAGGCCGAGCCCGGCATCCGGAGTCTGCTGGTGCTGCCGATCCGGGCTGGCGACCGCTGCCTGGGTGCCTTGGCGTTCGCGTTCCACCACGACGACGCGATCTCCCCGGAGGTGGCGTCCATCGCGCAGACCCTGGCCGAACTCGCCGGGCAGGCGGTGGAACGCGCGCAACTGTACGAGGCCGAGCACGCGGCGGCCCACGAACTGCAGCGGTCGCTGCTGCCGGACATCTCCGACGACCTCCCCGGGGTGACCGCCGGCGTCTGCTACCAGCCGGCGGAACGGGGCCGCGACGTCGGCGGTGACTGGTACGACGTGTTCGAACTGCCCGGAAACCGGGTCGCTATCGCTGTCGGGGACGTGGTCGGCCACGGCCTGTCGGCGGCAATCACCATGGGCCGGCTGCAGCAGACGTTACGGTCGGTGGCGCGGACCGGGGCCGCACCAGTCGAGGTGTTGGAGGCGCTGGACACGGCCTGCGGCACGATCGCCGGGGCCGACTACACCACCGTCGGCTACGCCGAGTACAGCCCGACCGACCGGCTGTTGACCTACGCCTGCGCGGGACATCCACCGCCGCTGCTGGTCGCCGACGGCGTCGCCACTTACCTGACCGGCGCCCGGTCCCTACCGTTACGGCTCGTTCCCTGGACGCGCCGGCAGGCACAGCTGCGCGTTCCGGACGGCGCGCTGTTGGTGTGGTACTCCGACGGCCTGATCGAGCGCCGGGACCAAGTGATCGACACCGGGCTGGGTCGGCTGAGCACGATCGCCGCCGGTCTACCCGGTGACGAGCCGCAGCAATGGTGCGACCGGTTGCTCACGGACATGACCGCCGGCCAGGCGATCACCGACGACATCGTGGTGGTCTGTGTACGCCTGGGCGGGCTGCCGACCGATGGAGAACAGGCGACGGTGCTGCGGGCTACCTTGTCGTCGCCGGCGGATCTGGCGGCAACCCGCCAGGCGCTGCGGAGATGGTCGGCCGGGCACGAGATGTCCGCCGACCAGACCGACGCGCTCCTCGCCACCTGCAACGAGGCGTTGATCAACGCGCTGGAGCACGCCTACCACGGTCGGCCGGCCGGCCCGGTCGCGCTGCAGGTGGTGCTGCTCGATCGACAACAGGTACGGGTCGAGGTCACCGATCGGGGTGCGTGGCGGGGGCATTCGTACGGCGACGGCGACCGGGGCCGGGGACTGGACCTGATCAACCGGTTGTCCCGACGGGCGGTGCTGGATCTCAGCGAGGCGGGTACCCGCGTCACCATCACCCTGCCCGGACGGTGAACCGGCCGGGGACACCCCACAGCGGGACGGCCGAGAACATGGACGGCCGCTGCGGTGCGCGAAACGCCGGATCGATCCAGTTCGGCAAACGCTTTCCGGGCCAGAAGGGACGCGCGAGGCCAGCTCACCCACCGCCACCAGACCGCATGATCACCGCCACGGTGGGTAGCCGGTGTGATGGCCGACATCGCCAGCCACGGACTGCTCAGTGACTGTCAGGGCGCAGCCCTGGTCTCCCAGGCAGGATCCGTCGACTGGTGGTGCCCCGCCCGGTTCGACGCGCCGAGCGTCTTTGCCCGGCTGCTCGATCCCCAGGCCGGACACTGGTCGATCGCCCCGGCCGACGAGCACACGACGACCCGGCGGTACCTGGACGGCACCATGGTGCTGCGGACCGACTTCCAGACCACGACCGGGCGACTACGGGTCACCGACGCCCTCGCGCTCGGCCCCGGCGAACGCGGCCACCGCATCGGGCTCGGCTCACCACACCAACTACTCCGTCAGGTGGAGGCGACCGCCGGGACCGTCGACGTGGCCGTCGAGGTGGCGGCCCGACCCGGCTACGGACTGGTCATGCCGACCGCCACCAGCATCGGTACCGACGGTGTCGAACTGACCGGCGGCGGCGACCGACTCACCCTGACCTGCGGCGCCGACCTGCCGCTGACCGTCACCGACGGCACGATCCGCGCGCGCCTCACCCTCACCGAGGGCGACACGGTCCGCTTCGCGCTCCGCCACCGGCCCGCCAACGACCAGCGCGGTGGCCCGGACCCGTCGGCGTCCGTCGACGACACCATCGCCGCCTGGCGGTCCTGGGCGGAACTGCACCACGGCTACCAGGGCCCCTACCTCGACCAGGTACGCCGCAGCGCGTTGGTGTTGCAGGCGTTGACCTACCAACCGACCGGGGCGGTGGTCGCCGCCCCCACCACCTCCCTGCCCGAGGAGGTCGGCGGCACCGCCAACTGGGACTACCGGTACGGCTGGCTGCGCGACGGCGCCTTCACCATGCAGGCGCTGTGGGTCGCCGCCTGCCCGGACGAGGCGCACCGCTTCTTCGACTGGACGGCCGGCTCGGCCGGCACGCCCGTCAACGGCCACGGGCTACCAGCCGGACAACCCGTACCGATCATGTTCGGGGTGGGCGGCGAGCGCGACCTGACCGAACACACCCTCGACCACCTCGCCGGATACCGGGACTCGCGGCCGGTGCGGGTCGGCAACGACGCCTGGCGACAGCGGCAGCTCGACGTACTCGGCGAGGTGCTGCAGGGGGCCTGGATCATGCGCGACCACCTCGCCGACATCTCCCCCGGTACGGCACGATTCCTGCGCGCGCTGGCCGATCGGGCGGCGACCGGCTGGACCGAACCGGACGCCGGGATCTGGGAAGGCCGCGAGGGCCACCGGCACTACGTCACCTCGAAAGTGATGTGCTGGGTGGCACTCGACCGGGGGATCCGGTTGGCACGACTGATCGACGCCGACCCCGACACCGAGGTAGGCCGCTGGCGACGGGCCCGCGAAGACGTCCGAGCCGCGATCCTCGCCCACGGCTGGGACGCCCGGCGGCAGGCGTTCGTCGGCGCGTTCGGCTCGCCACACCTCGACGCCGGCGTACTGATCATGCCGATGGTGGGCTTCCTGCCCGGGACCGATCCTCGGATGGCGTCGACGATCGACGTCATCGAGCAGGAGCTGGGCCATGACGGACTGGTGCAACGCTGGACCGGCGCCGGCGACGAGGGAGCCTTCCTGATCTGCTCGTACTGGCTGGCCGAGGCGCATGCCCTGGCCGGCCGGCCGGACCGGGCACGGGCGGTGTTCGACCGGGCCACCCGGTGCGCCAACGACCTGGGTCTGCTGGCCGAGGAAGTCGACCGCCGCGACGACAGCCCGATCGGCAACTTCCCCCAGGGGCTGTCGCACATCGGGCTGATCAACGCGGCGTGGACCATCTCCGAAGCCGAGCTGGCCGTCGGCGTCCACCCCGCTCACACCGGCAGCGGCGCGGCCGACAACCGCAGCCCGGCCAGCGAGTCCCGGTAGGACCCGTCGTCGAGGACCCGGGCCACCGCATCGGCGATCCGGTCCGCGCAGCCGACGTCGAGCAACCGGTACGGCGCGTCCCGGTCGGTGCCCGCGCCCGCGTCGAGGTCGATCCCGATCCCCAACCGCCGCACCTGACGGGCGACCAACGGCTGGTCGCCGAAGAACGGTACGACGACCATCGGCACCCGGGCCAGGATCGCCTCGTGAAAGCTGTTGCCACCGCCGTGGGTGACGAACACGTCCGCCCGGCTGAGCACCCGCTGCTGGTCGACGGCGTGACAGACGGTCCAGTTGGCCGGATAACGGTCGAGGATCCGCCGCCCTCTGGTGGGAAACACGACGGTGACCTCGCCGCCACCCCAGCGCTCGGCCAGGCCGGCGACGCAGCGACGCAGCGCCCCGACCAGCCGTGGCTCGGCCTGCCACAGGTTGTCCAGCACCTCGGTGCCGAACGACAGGTAGATCAGCGGCCGACCGCCGCGCCCGGCCGGGCGTCGCCAACCATCGGAGAGGTAGCCGGCGAACTGGTACCGCCCGGTGGCCGCCCGGTTGGTCCGGAAGTCGGCCGGGGTCACCGACGGATACGACCAGAGGACGTCGAGGTCGCCGGGCAGGTGCAGGCTGTTGGAGACGAGTTCGACACCGGCCGGGTCGACACCGAGCCCGTACCGCCGGTCCAGCCGCTCGATCGCCGCCATGTTGGTCGCTGACCGCACACAGCGGAGCAGGTAGTCGGTGTCGACCAGCGGCCCGACCAGGCCCGGTATCGAACTCCACGCCGGCACGCCCAGATACCGGGCGACCAAGTGCCCCTCGACCGCGCAGAAGTCGTACAGGACCAGGTCGGGGTCGAAACCACGGGCCGCTGTCAGGCACTCGTCGAACAGCCGGTACGCCCGGTCGAACACCCGGTCGGCCGGGGTGTTGACGAAGTCGCGGCAGCCGGGCACCGAGACCGTCAGTCCGGCGAGGTCACCGAGGCGGGGCACGGTGGTCTGCCGGTCGACGAGCACGATCCGGAAGCTGTGCTCGGCCCGGTGGGCGCGGACCAGCCGCTTGAGGATGTTGAGATGCCCCTCGTTGGGAATACTGACGACCAGCACCCGTCGTCGTCGCGACATCGCGCCTCCCCGCACCCACCGCGCGGCCGCCGACCAGGCACGGCGCGCCTCAGCCCGGCTAGCGACTTCCCCGACGCGGGTCACCCAAACCGGCGGTCGCCGACGAGGCACCCGCCCACGACCCTGCCGGCCCGCTAACGTCGGCCGGGTGCCCCGCCAGCCGACCATCACCCAGCGACCGTGGCGGGTGGCCGAACTGTTGGGGCGGATGAGCCTGCCGGAAAAGGCGGGGCTGCTGTTCCACCCGATGATCGGCATCGGTCCGGGCGGAACGCTGGCCACCGCCGACCCGGACGCCGGCCTGCACGCCGCCGAGGAACTCGTCGCGCACCAGCACATCAGCCACGTCAACCTGGTCGGCTCCGCGTCGGCCGGGGAGCTGGCCCGTTGGCACAACCGGCTGCAGGAGCTGGCCGCGTCGACCCGGCTCGGCGTACCGGTGACGGTGTCCACCGACCCCCGGCACGCCCGATCGGCCAACCCCAACACAGCGGCGTTGGCCGGCCCGTTCTCCACCTGGCCGGAGCCGCTGGGGCTGGCCGCGATCGGCGACCCGGAGCTGGTCCGGCGACACGCCGACACCGTCCGACGCGAATACCTGGCGGTCGGCATCCGGGTCGCGCTGCACCCGCAGGCCGACGTCGCGACCGAGCCGCGCTGGCCACGCGTACTGGGCACGTTCGGTGAGGACCCGGAGCTGGTCAGCCGGCTCACCGTGGCGTACCTCGCGGGGTTGCAGGGCCCGACGCTCGGACCCGGCAGCGTCGCCGCGCTGGTCAAGCACTTCCCCGGCGGCGGCCCGGTCCGCACCGGCGAGGACCCCCATTTCCGGTACGGCGCCGAGCAGGCCTACCCGGGTGGCCGCCTCGCCGCTCACCTGGCGCCGTTCGTGGCCGCCGTACGGGCCGGCGCCGCGCAGGTGATGGTCGGCTACGGGCTGCCGGTCGGCACCGAGCTGCCGCCGGTCGCGTTCGCGTTCAACCACGAGGTGGTGACCGGCCTGCTGCGCCGCCGGCTCGGCTTCGACGGGGTGATCTGCGCCGACTGGGGGGTGCTGACCGACGCCTGCTTCCGGGGCGAGCACCGGCCGGCCCGCGCCTGGGGCGTCGAGCATCTCGACCCGGGGCAGCGGCTACGGACCGCGTTGCACGCCGGGGTCGACCAGTTCGGCGGTGAGGCCCGCCCGGACCTGGTGGTCGGCCTGGTCCGCGCCGGTCAGGTCACCGAGGAGCGGATCGACGCGTCGGCCGGCCGGGTGCTGCGGGACAAGCTCCGGCTCGGGTTGTTCGACCAGCGGTACGTCGATCCGGAGCGCGCCGAGGCCGAGGTCGGCAACGCGGCGGCCCGCGCCGACGGATTGGCCGCCCAGCGGGCCTGCGTGACGTTGCTGCGCAACGCCGCGCCGGGTGCCCATGCCCGGCTGCCGCTCGCCGCCGGCCTGCGGGTGTATGCCGAAGGGCCGTTGCGGGCCGCCTTGTCGCCCCGCTGGACGGTGGTGTCGCGGCCGGACCTGGCGGACGTGGCGGTGCTCCGGCTGGCCGCGCCGTACGAGCGGCGGGCCGGCCAGATCGAGGCGTACTTCCACGCCGGGCCGCTGGAGTTCCCGCCCGGCGCGCTGGACCGGGTGCTGGCAATCGCGGCGACCGTACCGACCGTGGTCGACGTCTACCTGGACCGGCCGGCGGTGCTGACCGAACTCGCCGCTCGGGTCGCGGCGCTGCTGGTCAGCTTCGGCGTCGACGACGCGGCCCTGGTCGACGTGCTCGCCGGGCAGGCGGCGCCGGCCGGCCGGCTGCCGTTCGACCTGCCCCGCAGTCAGCGGGCGGTGCTGGCCGGGCAACCGGACGCGCCGTTCGACGATCCTGACCCGGTGTTCCGCTACGGCCACGGACTGACGTACTGACCGGCGAGGTCCGTCGTCGATCTGCCCGGCACCCGTCAGCGGCGCGGTTCCCACGCGAAGAGTCGGGCGGCCAGCACGAGGGCGACGACGACCCAGCCCAGGGTGGGGGCCAGCAGGACCAGCGAGTCCGTCACGGCGACGCCGCCGTTCCAGGCGTCGACGACCAGTTCGGTGGCCGCGCCGCCGGGAAGTAGGCGCTTGAGCAGGGTGAAATCCTCGGTGCCGGTGATTCCCACCCAGCTCGTCACGGCGATCACCCCGAGGCTGACCGGCAGGGTCGTCACCTGGGCGTGCTCGGGTGAGTTCGTCAGCCCGGCGGTGGCCAACCCCAGGCCGATCAACATGATCAGCGTCGCGACGACCGCCGCCGCGAGCAGCGGCACGTTCGCCGGCTGGCCGGCCACCACCCCGAGTACGGTCAGGATCGCGGTGACCTGGACCAGGGCGATGACGGTCGCCGGGGTGAGCAGGCCGGCGAGGATCGTGGTGTCGCTCGCCGTGGTGGAACGCAGCCGTTTGAGGAAGAGGTTCTGCCGGCGGGAGGCGAGCGTGGTCACCGTGGTGGCGTACAACCCGAACGCGCCCACGGTGAACACCACCACCCCCGCGATGTAGCCGAGGCTGCCCAGCGTCGCGAAGGCGTCGTGCCGGTAGACGAAGAACCCGCTGACCACCACGGGCATGACGAAACTCGTGACCAGCACGAGCCGGTTCCGGAGGATCTGGGTCAGTTCACTGACAGCGATGGAGTGCATGGCGGCGCGGTCCGTCCTTGTTGTCATGGGGTTGTCACGGGTTCGGGGAGGTTCATTCGGTGCCGATGGTGCGAAACACGTCGTCGAGTCGGGTCGGCCCGGCTTCGAGGCCACGCAACTCCACGGTGTGCTCCTGCGCCCAGCGCAGCAGGATGTGCAGATCCCGCTGCAGGTCGAGGGTCTCGATGCGTACCGTGCCGCCGTCGCCCGGTTCGGCCGGCAGCGGCAGCGCCGGGGCGGATGCCGCCGGCAGCGAGAAGCTGATCACGGCCGGCAGGGACCGGGTCAGTTCCGCGACGGTTCCCTCCCGGCGCAGCGTGCCCTGGTGCATCAGACCGATCCGGTCGGCGCGCTGCTGGGCTTCTTCCAGGTAGTGCGTGGTGAGCACGACGGTCGAGCCGTCCTCGCGCAGCCTGTCGATGACGTCCCACAGACCGTCGCGGGACTGGATGTCCAGGCCGGTGGTCGGCTCGTCCAGGAAGATCAACTCCGGGGCACCGTACGCGGCGGTGGCGAAATCCAATCGCCGTTTCTCCCCGCCGGAGAGCTGGGCGACCAGGGTGCCGGACTTGCGGGTGAGGTCGACCATGCCGAGCACCCGGTCGACGTGGTCGACCCGCTGGCTGAGTCTGCCGATCAGCCGGACCGTCTCCCGCACGGTGAGATCCGGGGAGAACCCGCTCTCCTGCAGCATGATGCCCATCCGTGGTCGCACGGCCGCCCGGTCACGGGGGCTCTGCCCGAAGACCCGCACGACCCCCGAGGTCGCCGTACGGTGGCCTTCGACGGTTTCCAGCGCCGAGGTCTTGCCGGCTCCGTTCGTACCGAGCAGGGCGTAGAGCTCACCCTTGCGTATCTGGAGGGAAAGGTCCTTGACGGCGTGGAAATCACCGTAGGAGACGTTGAGGCGTTGGACGTCGATGACTGGTGTCGTGGACATGCCGTCAATTTCAGCGCTCAGCGCGCCCGCCGGTCAGTGCGACCACGTCACCACTTCGCGATGACATTCCCGCCGGTGCACCCGTGACGTAGTGTCACTGGTGGCCAGCCCGGAACCGGACGAATACTCAGGAGATGCCCGAGCACACCGAGCCCACGCGGCGGCGGCTACGCAAGCTCAACCTCGTCATGCTGGTCCCGCCGCTCGCGGTCGGCGGGGCTGCCGTGGTGGTGGCCGACTCCCGCACCTGGTGGGACGCGGTCATCCTGGCCTCGAGCGTGATCGGGGCGCTGGTGGCCTTCGAACGGTGGACTGCACGTGACTTGACCCGGTTCGCCCCGTTCTGTGTGATCGTCACCGCCGCCGTCTGGCCCCTCGGCGTACTGGTGATCGACAGCCCGAGAGCGTCGTACGGCCTGGCCCTCGCCGGCTCCCTCGTCGTCCCCCACCTGAAGCGGTACCGGGCCGCGGCGGCCGTGGGTCTCGTCGGCTACGTCGCCGTGGTGGGCGCCACACGGCTGCTGGTGTCGTCCGAGGACGTCTCCGATGTCCTCCTGCAGTACGTCGTCCTTCCCGCCGGTGCGGTCGCGGTGATCACCGGCCTGATGTTCCCGAACAAGCGGTTCTACGACGTCGTCGAGGAGTTGCAGGAGTCCCGCAGACGGGAAGCGGAGCTGGCCGTCTTCCGGGAACGGGTCCGGTTCGCCAGCGACCTACACGACATCCAGGGCCACACCTTGCACGTGGTGAAGCTCAAGATCGCGCTAACCCGCAAACTGGTCCGCAGCGACCCCGACCGGGTCGACAACGAACTGCGGGAGATCTACTCCCTGGTCAGCGACACGATCAAGCAGACCAAGGAGCTCGCCTACGCGCAGCGGCGGCTCAACCTCTCCGCCGAGTTGGAAAACGCCAAGAACCTCTTCGAAGCCGCCGGCATCCGGGTCCGCGTGGACCGCGAGGCCGAGGTCGACACCCGTGCGGACGAACTGCTCGGCCAGGTGCTGCGCGAGACGACGACCAACATCCTGCGGCACGCGCAGGCCACCCAGGTGAAAATCACTGTGTCCGGCTCGGGAATCAGCGTGGTCAACGACGGCGCGCCACCGAGTCCGCTGCCCGAGCTTCGCGGCCTGGCAACGCTGCGAGAACGGGTGGCCGACAGCGCCGGTGAGCTCACCGTGGAGCAGACCGACGGGCGCTTCCTGACCGCAGCGACCTTCCCGCGCCCGAGCTCTGGCGCCGGTGCCGGCCCCAGTGCCGAATCCCGTGTGGAGGACCGATGACGCAGGCCGCCGCCCCACCGACCACCGTGGTGCTCGCCGACGACGAAGTCCTGCTCCGCAAGGCGATGGCCGCACTGCTCCCACTCGAAGGCGACATCACCGTGCTCGCCGAAGCGGCCGACGGCGCGGCGGCCATCCAGGCGACCCTGCAGCACCGGCCCGACGTGCTCGTCATCGACTTGGAGATGCCCGGCGTGGACGGGCTCGCCGCCGTCGCGGAGATCCGCCGGACCCGGCCCGAGCAGGTCATCCTGATGCTGACCCGGCACGCCCGGCCGGGCGTGCTCCGCCG
The sequence above is a segment of the Solwaraspora sp. WMMD406 genome. Coding sequences within it:
- a CDS encoding SpoIIE family protein phosphatase, which encodes MTTVARPARTHRPGRIWRTLAPLWIALTVGAAYAIGSGCAWLLFHASAVGAVFFPPAGVTLGALILVRRRHWVWVLGAAGTVEFGINLWQGLDPMAAAGFVLTNVAEPLVGATLLRHFRPDRIDLTRYRDAVAFLGCAVGAGPLFGAVIGASTSVLSMEAGWWAAFGRFWAGDGLAVLTLGAALVGLDSARGRFRLGRALRGVAALGTTAALTVVGFWPREVPLAYLPVPVLLAVGFRGRVATVGASGFVMAFFANLLSAAGRGPWSGLASQPRLEAATLQVYLAVVVLGAWALSVAVAQRDRAQAESRREVAARRRLQALQDVTAGLATAATSDQVVRVLVEQGVSLVADHGAVALTDGGGRRLRTWTTDAVPEKVADRFAELPLDAGGRVPIVDAVRTARPIRLPSLAALTARYPELAATQAEPGIRSLLVLPIRAGDRCLGALAFAFHHDDAISPEVASIAQTLAELAGQAVERAQLYEAEHAAAHELQRSLLPDISDDLPGVTAGVCYQPAERGRDVGGDWYDVFELPGNRVAIAVGDVVGHGLSAAITMGRLQQTLRSVARTGAAPVEVLEALDTACGTIAGADYTTVGYAEYSPTDRLLTYACAGHPPPLLVADGVATYLTGARSLPLRLVPWTRRQAQLRVPDGALLVWYSDGLIERRDQVIDTGLGRLSTIAAGLPGDEPQQWCDRLLTDMTAGQAITDDIVVVCVRLGGLPTDGEQATVLRATLSSPADLAATRQALRRWSAGHEMSADQTDALLATCNEALINALEHAYHGRPAGPVALQVVLLDRQQVRVEVTDRGAWRGHSYGDGDRGRGLDLINRLSRRAVLDLSEAGTRVTITLPGR
- a CDS encoding glycosyltransferase translates to MSRRRRVLVVSIPNEGHLNILKRLVRAHRAEHSFRIVLVDRQTTVPRLGDLAGLTVSVPGCRDFVNTPADRVFDRAYRLFDECLTAARGFDPDLVLYDFCAVEGHLVARYLGVPAWSSIPGLVGPLVDTDYLLRCVRSATNMAAIERLDRRYGLGVDPAGVELVSNSLHLPGDLDVLWSYPSVTPADFRTNRAATGRYQFAGYLSDGWRRPAGRGGRPLIYLSFGTEVLDNLWQAEPRLVGALRRCVAGLAERWGGGEVTVVFPTRGRRILDRYPANWTVCHAVDQQRVLSRADVFVTHGGGNSFHEAILARVPMVVVPFFGDQPLVARQVRRLGIGIDLDAGAGTDRDAPYRLLDVGCADRIADAVARVLDDGSYRDSLAGLRLSAAPLPV
- a CDS encoding glycoside hydrolase family 3 N-terminal domain-containing protein, coding for MPRQPTITQRPWRVAELLGRMSLPEKAGLLFHPMIGIGPGGTLATADPDAGLHAAEELVAHQHISHVNLVGSASAGELARWHNRLQELAASTRLGVPVTVSTDPRHARSANPNTAALAGPFSTWPEPLGLAAIGDPELVRRHADTVRREYLAVGIRVALHPQADVATEPRWPRVLGTFGEDPELVSRLTVAYLAGLQGPTLGPGSVAALVKHFPGGGPVRTGEDPHFRYGAEQAYPGGRLAAHLAPFVAAVRAGAAQVMVGYGLPVGTELPPVAFAFNHEVVTGLLRRRLGFDGVICADWGVLTDACFRGEHRPARAWGVEHLDPGQRLRTALHAGVDQFGGEARPDLVVGLVRAGQVTEERIDASAGRVLRDKLRLGLFDQRYVDPERAEAEVGNAAARADGLAAQRACVTLLRNAAPGAHARLPLAAGLRVYAEGPLRAALSPRWTVVSRPDLADVAVLRLAAPYERRAGQIEAYFHAGPLEFPPGALDRVLAIAATVPTVVDVYLDRPAVLTELAARVAALLVSFGVDDAALVDVLAGQAAPAGRLPFDLPRSQRAVLAGQPDAPFDDPDPVFRYGHGLTY
- a CDS encoding ABC transporter permease, producing the protein MHSIAVSELTQILRNRLVLVTSFVMPVVVSGFFVYRHDAFATLGSLGYIAGVVVFTVGAFGLYATTVTTLASRRQNLFLKRLRSTTASDTTILAGLLTPATVIALVQVTAILTVLGVVAGQPANVPLLAAAVVATLIMLIGLGLATAGLTNSPEHAQVTTLPVSLGVIAVTSWVGITGTEDFTLLKRLLPGGAATELVVDAWNGGVAVTDSLVLLAPTLGWVVVALVLAARLFAWEPRR
- a CDS encoding ABC transporter ATP-binding protein, yielding MSTTPVIDVQRLNVSYGDFHAVKDLSLQIRKGELYALLGTNGAGKTSALETVEGHRTATSGVVRVFGQSPRDRAAVRPRMGIMLQESGFSPDLTVRETVRLIGRLSQRVDHVDRVLGMVDLTRKSGTLVAQLSGGEKRRLDFATAAYGAPELIFLDEPTTGLDIQSRDGLWDVIDRLREDGSTVVLTTHYLEEAQQRADRIGLMHQGTLRREGTVAELTRSLPAVISFSLPAASAPALPLPAEPGDGGTVRIETLDLQRDLHILLRWAQEHTVELRGLEAGPTRLDDVFRTIGTE
- a CDS encoding histidine kinase, translating into MPEHTEPTRRRLRKLNLVMLVPPLAVGGAAVVVADSRTWWDAVILASSVIGALVAFERWTARDLTRFAPFCVIVTAAVWPLGVLVIDSPRASYGLALAGSLVVPHLKRYRAAAAVGLVGYVAVVGATRLLVSSEDVSDVLLQYVVLPAGAVAVITGLMFPNKRFYDVVEELQESRRREAELAVFRERVRFASDLHDIQGHTLHVVKLKIALTRKLVRSDPDRVDNELREIYSLVSDTIKQTKELAYAQRRLNLSAELENAKNLFEAAGIRVRVDREAEVDTRADELLGQVLRETTTNILRHAQATQVKITVSGSGISVVNDGAPPSPLPELRGLATLRERVADSAGELTVEQTDGRFLTAATFPRPSSGAGAGPSAESRVEDR